The genomic stretch GCCGTCACGGTGGGGGTGGTGATGGTCTTCTCCACCCTCAACCCGGAGACCGGTCCGGTGCTCAACGCCGCCCTCCGGTTCGGCGAGGTGGTGATCGGGAGTTGTGTAGCCGTGCTAGCGGTCAGGCTGTTGCCGGAGGGCTGAACGCACAGATTATCTTTTCTTGAATCGTTTTTCGATCCTGATCCGTCGTCCGAGGCTGGATTCGTACCATTCCTGCTGCTTCAGGGCGTCCTTCATCCCCCGTACGCGGTGGCGTATCCGGGTGCCGGTGGCGGTGTCGATGAGTACAAGTTGCGCCATGATCTCTCCTCCTGTTCTCCGGTAATTCACGCCCCCCGCCGGACTGTCGCACATCCCCCAGCGGCGGTCGTCATGGGGCCTCCCCTGTCTTCATGACGTCTGCGATCAGCCTCTTTACGGCCTCGCCGTCACGGAGGTCTGCTGCCGTCAGCACGTGCTCCCCGTCGACCCGCATGCCCCGCGCCGTCAGTGCTCCGGCAAGGGCCGGGAGGGTGTCGCCTGCCATCGCGCCGCAGGTCGCAAACAGGACGGCCCTCTTTCCTTCGCCTCCCTCCAGGGCGTCGACCGCCGCCGTGATCGCCGGGGTGGCCCGGCGGGTCCAGACCGGGGTCCCGATCACGATGACGTCCGCCGCCGAGACGTCGATCTGCGCCGGTTCGATCGGGTTGTGCCCGTGTGTCAGGGCCCGGAACAGCCCGAGGAAGTATGCAACGGGCGAAGAATGCCCCTCTTTCAGCCTCACCTCGATGAGGTCTCCGCCGGTGGCGTCCCTCACCTCTTCGGCCACGCTCCGGGTGGTCCCTGAATGGGAATGGTAGATGATACAGGTCTTCATGGTATCAGGTCCATTTTTCTGGAGGGTCATTTCAGGCGATGCGTTTGTGGCGGAGGGCCTGAGGGTGTATCTGTTGTGGGGATTGCCTCCTCCGAATTGTCCGTGTGAGGTGTGCGGACATTAAAGTATGGTCCAATGCGGTGGGGGATACCCATCAGGGTGTATCCATTGGCAACGATAGAGGACATCATCTCCCCCGGTGGTATCCGTGAGAAGAGGCACTCCTCTGCCGACCACGCGGTGAAACGCCGCCTCAATCGGAGAGGTGTGAAAAGGAGATGTTATGCCCCGATCACCAGCGGGTTCTTCAGGTTTTCAAGAATACTTAACGCGGACAGCGCTGCAAGACGACTTGTCGCTCCGTTGCCGGACGAGGGGTTGTTCCTGATCCTGATATACGCCTCCCCGAACTCACCGGAGAAGATGATCTCATGCATGTTTTTTGTTTCACCGGGATCGCTCCACACCTCCACGCTGGCGTCGCACCCGCAGGCGAGAGAGAGTGATACGGCGACATTCGTATTTTTTGGATACCGCTGAACACATTCGCTCGCAGTCCCGGAAAAGACGCATTTTGTTTCAGGTTCCCCGATGCCCAGAGAC from Methanofollis fontis encodes the following:
- a CDS encoding flavodoxin family protein, which produces MKTCIIYHSHSGTTRSVAEEVRDATGGDLIEVRLKEGHSSPVAYFLGLFRALTHGHNPIEPAQIDVSAADVIVIGTPVWTRRATPAITAAVDALEGGEGKRAVLFATCGAMAGDTLPALAGALTARGMRVDGEHVLTAADLRDGEAVKRLIADVMKTGEAP